In Ailuropoda melanoleuca isolate Jingjing chromosome 11, ASM200744v2, whole genome shotgun sequence, a genomic segment contains:
- the PRDM8 gene encoding LOW QUALITY PROTEIN: PR domain zinc finger protein 8 (The sequence of the model RefSeq protein was modified relative to this genomic sequence to represent the inferred CDS: inserted 2 bases in 1 codon; deleted 1 base in 1 codon), whose amino-acid sequence MEDSGIQRGIWDGDAKAVQQCLTDIFTSVYTTCDIPENAIFGPCILSHTSLYDSIAFIALKSTDKRTVPYIFRVDTSAANGSSEGLMWLRLVQSARDKEEQNLEAYIKNGQLFYRSLRRIAKDEELLVWYGKELTELLLLCPSRSHSKMNGSSPYTCLECSQRFQFEFPYVAHLRFRCPKRLHSADASPQEEQGGGVGTKDHGGGGGGKDQQQQQQEAPLGPGPKFGKAGPIHHYPAPSPEGSNQPAAGGGGGGAKPSTDFHNLARELENSGGGNSCSPVRSLGSGGGHQEAELSPDGNANGGGKGKRKFPEEAAEGGGGVGLAGGRGRFSERPLPASKEDLVCTPQQYRAAGSYFSLEENGRLFAPPSPETGEAKRSAFVEVKKAARAAGLQEEXRPGGPLPSRLEGGSPARGSAFTSVPQLGGSGGNGAGGGAAAGASGGAGGGQGASSDERKSAFSQPARSFSQLSPLVLGQKLSALEPCHPGDGVGPTRLYPAATDPLAVKLQGAADLNGGCGALPTGGGGGGLPKQNPFLYATAFWPKSSAAAAAAAAAAAGPLQLQLPSALTLLPPSFTSLCLPAQNWCAKCNASFRMTSDLVYHMRSHHKKEYAMEPLVKRRREEKLKCPICNESFRERHHLSRHMTSHN is encoded by the exons ATGGAGGATTCAGGCATCCAGCGAGGCATCTGGGATGGAGATGCCAAGGCTGTCCAGCAATGTCTGACAGATATTTTTACCAGTGTTTACACCACCTGCGACATCCCTGAGAATGCTATATTTGGTCCCTGCATCCTGAGCCATACTTCCCTGTACGACAGCATAGCTTTCATAGCCCTCAAGTCCACGGACAAGAGAACAGTCCCCTATATCTTCCGG GTAGACACCTCAGCGGCAAATGGATCTTCAGAAGGTCTCATGTGGCTGCGACTTGTCCAATCAGCCAGAGATAAAGAAGAGCAGAACCTTGAAGCCTATATAAAAAACGGACAGCTGTTTTACCGCTCTCTCCGCAGGATTGCCAAAGACGAGGAGTTACTAGTTTGGTATGGGAAAGAACTGACTGAGTtactcttgctctgcccctctaGATCCCACAGCAAAATGAATG GGTCGTCCCCTTACACATGCCTGGAATGCAGCCAACGTTTCCAGTTTGAGTTCCCCTATGTGGCGCATCTGCGCTTCCGCTGCCCCAAGAGACTTCACAGCGCTGATGCCAGCCCCCAAGAAGAGCAAGGCGGCGGCGTGGGCACCAAGGATCACGGAGGCGGGGGCGGTGGCAAggatcagcagcagcagcaacaagaGGCGCCCTTGGGCCCCGGCCCCAAGTTCGGCAAAGCCGGCCCCATCCACCACTACCCGGCCCCCTCCCCCGAGGGCAGTAATCAGCCTGcggccggcggcggcggcggcggcgccaaGCCCTCCACGGACTTTCACAACCTGGCCCGGGAGCTCGAAAACTCGGGGGGAGGCAACAGCTGCTCCCCGGTCCGGAGCCTCGGCAGCGGCGGCGGCCACCAGGAGGCGGAGCTGAGTCCCGACGGCAATGCCAACGGCGGCGGCAAGGGGAAGAGGAAATTCCCGGAGGAGGCGGCTGAGGGGGGCGGCGGCGTGGGGCTGGCGGGGGGCCGGGGTCGCTTCTCCGAGCGGCCCCTGCCCGCCTCCAAGGAGGACTTAGTGTGCACGCCGCAGCAGTACCGCGCCGCGGGCAGCTACTTCAGCCTGGAAGAGAACGGCCGCCTTTTCGCTCCGCCCAGCCCCGAGACGGGCGAGGCGAAGCGCAGCGCCTTCGTGGAGGTGAAAAAGGCGGCCCGAGCGGCGGGTCTGCAGGAGGA GCGGCCTGGGGGCCCTCTGCCTAGCCGG TTGGAGGGCGGCAGCCCGGCGCGGGGCAGCGCCTTCACCTCGGTGCCGCAGCTGGGGGGCTCGGGAGGCAACGGCGCGGGCGGCGGCGCTGCCGCGGGGGCTTCCGGCGGCGCGGGCGGCGGCCAGGGTGCCTCCTCGGACGAGCGGAAGAGCGCCTTCTCGCAGCCGGCGCGCTCCTTCTCTCAGCTGTCCCCGTTGGTGCTGGGCCAGAAGCTGAGCGCGCTCGAGCCGTGCCACCCCGGCGACGGGGTGGGCCCCACCAGACTCTACCCTGCCGCCACCGACCCTCTGGCCGTGAAGCTCCAGGGGGCCGCGGACCTGAACGGAGGTTGCGGGGCCCTGCCgaccggcggcggcggcggcggcctgCCCAAACAGAACCCCTTCCTCTACGCCACCGCTTTCTGGCCCAAGAGCTccgcggcagcggcggcggcggcggcggcggccgcgggGCCCCTGCAGTTGCAGCTGCCCTCTGCGCTCACGCTGCTGCCGCCCTCCTTCACCTCGCTGTGTCTGCCCGCGCAAAACTGGTGCGCCAAGTGCAATGCCTCCTTCCGCATGACCTCCGACCTGGTGTACCACATGCGGTCGCATCACAAAAAGGAGTACGCGATGGAGCCCTTGGTGAAGCGGCGGCGGGAGGAGAAACTCAAGTGCCCCATTTGCAATGAGTCCTTCAGGGAGCGCCACCACCTCTCCAGGCACATGACCTCGCATAATTGA